TTAGCACAGTAAATTGCTGATGGATAAAAAGGCGCACCGTCGGTAACTATTCTGCACTCAACAGATTTATCAACACACCTTGCAGAGATAAGTTGGAGCAAATTAAAAGCCGCGTTGCCATTGCGTTTTTTAGAGATAAAGAAGGCGAGAACTTCGCGTCTATCTGGCGAGAGAGCAGAGTAAAGGTAGTGAGCAACACCGAGCACAGAGATATAAGTTTCGTCAATAATAATTGTTTTTGGGAGCGTGATTTTAGAAGAAAAGAAAAACCTGTAAAGCAAAGTAGCGGCGGCATATTTCCAGTTATCAATTGTCTTGTGGGAAACATTTACAGAGAACATGTTTTTTAGCACATCACAAACAGAGGTAGAAGCGAGTGATATATTTATAGCGAAATAGATAGCGTTAGCGACGATGTGTAAAGGTGAGTGTGTTTTTGTAAGTTTTACTGATTCTGGGGTATTCTGAAAAGGCAGTTTATCACCGACGATAAAGAGTCGCCAGGTGTAGCGGTTTTTATATTTAATTTTGTGTTCGCATTGTGGGTTAATACATTTATACACGATAAAAAATGAGCGTTCTTTTTTCCAGGCAAGTGGTTTGTGGCAGAATGGACAAATTAGAGAGAGATATTTTTGGGTTCTGATTTTTTGTGTATCTTTTTGAACTTGTCTACCACATAGAGAACACATATAAGAAGAGCCGTTGGCGTAAACATATTGAATTGATGCAGAGTGTCGTCTTCAAGATTTAAGGAATTTTTGGCATAAATATATACTTCGTGTTGTCCATCAGATAGAGGATTTGTGGGTGTATATGAAACAAGGATTTCTTTTGCGTCTGTTGAAGGTGAAAAAGTGGGGGAAACAGAATTTCCGTCAATCTTTAAGACAATGGAATTTGCGAGAATGTTTGTCCCTGATTTGATTTTGACTTTTATATCGGGGGTAGCGTCGTTAATAATTGTATCCTTTGCAGGACTGAAATCTGAAAATAATGGAGGCAAAAAAATGATGAGAATTATTTTAGTTGGTTTGTTAAGTATTGTTTTTACTAACTCAATACCAGTTATTGCACAAGATAAAGAGGAATATATATCCAAGGTGATAATTGAAGGTAAGTGGGGAA
This DNA window, taken from Elusimicrobiota bacterium, encodes the following:
- a CDS encoding DDE-type integrase/transposase/recombinase, with translation MCSLCGRQVQKDTQKIRTQKYLSLICPFCHKPLAWKKERSFFIVYKCINPQCEHKIKYKNRYTWRLFIVGDKLPFQNTPESVKLTKTHSPLHIVANAIYFAINISLASTSVCDVLKNMFSVNVSHKTIDNWKYAAATLLYRFFFSSKITLPKTIIIDETYISVLGVAHYLYSALSPDRREVLAFFISKKRNGNAAFNLLQLISARCVDKSVECRIVTDGAPFYPSAIYCANLVLGTKFSHDVIVGLEGEHPRRIFKNMIEKFWSTFHYSYKSHHGLKDYEATVAHATLFFCYYNYFKPHLALNGETPLSIKNISADDNSIQKWIKLLFLTDGHFNSS